In Macrobrachium rosenbergii isolate ZJJX-2024 chromosome 6, ASM4041242v1, whole genome shotgun sequence, a genomic segment contains:
- the LOC136839833 gene encoding calponin homology domain-containing protein DDB_G0272472-like: MALDDSGRPEDSRTDKDHDMVDDDSDCLDDDDSDCEDDDDLDCEDDSSDYEEVDDSDDAIKKNANILRLEEENIAKARMIKELREKVERLAEGRLHMERNITDLERLLQEKEKQMCSLPAEMESLRKEIALKEKDTERLTKENEDKDSKIIILESTAVVLEMEKTTLYHNLKEMESDRDRTRIQLHKLNENLESLRRENKMKQNHFENLQKENEAKDLRINGLIEKLEILNTVSQRADENLKQLEQCKKEMVEAQKEVGKLEEQNFQKDREILRLENECSQKQNLVVGLLNEKKSAEAEKTNRNLNEMTRRKIQLEFELAEMKEELETMEFGKLEATVEIERLQEENCAKDQKIRSLESQVKMLKEEEKNGTVKEEQSASGKKDEKKKALRKTRCLRKPQVNCKALYRQIDSIEEELRQIRAQKQPSAATKRCAKALAKPQAIKKPLSTEEVHKAMRIETAARLRRLEQDAKMVKNLYKINSVT, translated from the coding sequence ATGGCTCTGGACGACTCTGGGCGTCCGGAGGATTCTCGAACTGACAAGGACCACGATATGGTAGACGACGACTCCGATTGtttagatgatgatgattcgGATTGCGAAGACGACGATGATTTAGATTGTGAGGACGACAGTTCAGACTATGAAGAAGTCGACGATTCGGACGACGcaattaagaaaaatgcaaacatcTTGAGGCTTGAGGAAGAGAACATAGCGAAGGCTCGAATGAtaaaagaactgagagagaaagtagagaggCTGGCTGAAGGAAGACTGCACATggaaagaaacataacagacCTGGAACGACTCCttcaagaaaaggagaaacaaatgtGCTCATTGCCAGCTGAAATGGAAAGTCTTCGAAAAGAAATAGCGCTCAAGGAGAAAGATACGGAGAGGCTCACAAAGGAAAACGAAGATAAAGACTCGAAGATAATTATTTTAGAAAGTACGGCAGTAGTTCTCGAGATGGAAAAGACGACGTTATATCACAatttgaaggaaatggaaagtgACAGAGACAGGACCCGCATCCAATTACACAAGCTGAACGAGAACTTAGAAAGTCTCCGACGAGAGAACAAAATGAAGCAGAACCACTTTGAAAATCTGCAGAAGGAAAATGAAGCCAAAGACTTAAGGATAAACGGtttaatagaaaaattagaaattctcaACACTGTTTCTCAGAGAGCTGACGAAAATTTGAAACAGCTCGAACAATGCAAGAAGGAAATGGTAGAGGCACAGAAGGAGGTAGGAAAACTGGAAGAACAGAACTTCCAGAAGGATAGGGAGATTCTCCGACTGGAGAATGAATGCTCCCAGAAGCAAAATTTGGTCGTCGGTCTGTTGAACGAAAAGAAAAGTGCTGAAGCAGAGAAGACGAATAGAAATTTGAACGAAATGACGAGGCGAAAAATCCAGCTGGAATTCGAACTGGCTGAGATGAAAGAGGAACTAGAGACGATGGAGTTTGGAAAACTGGAAGCAACAGTTGAAATTGAAAGACTCCAGGAAGAGAACTGCGCAAAGGATCAGAAGATCAGATCCTTGGAAAGTCAAGTGAAAATgcttaaagaagaagagaaaaatggaacAGTGAAGGAAGAACAGTCTGCCtcaggaaagaaagatgaaaagaaaaaggctttGCGTAAAACTCGATGCCTGAGGAAACCTCAGGTCAACTGCAAAGCCCTCTACCGACAGATAGACAGCATCGAGGAAGAGCTTCGCCAAATCAGGGCACAGAAGCAACCTTCAGCTGCTACCAAGAGATGCGCAAAAGCCCTGGCTAAACCTCAAGCAATCAAGAAGCCCCTAAGTACAGAAGAAGTACATAAGGCAATGAGGATTGAAACTGCAGCGAGACTCCGAAGACTGGAGCAAGAcgctaaaatggtaaaaaatctcTACAAGATCAACTCTGTCACTTAA